In Sulfitobacter sp. W027, a single window of DNA contains:
- a CDS encoding MORN repeat-containing protein: protein MLHRSLPLCLIALLATPLAAQDGQVLTKEYDDGGIYEGTFQGGLQHGSGTYKLPNGYEYSGEWVEGEIKGEGVARFPNGSVYEGNFAKGKPEGLGKITFADGGTYEGEWEAGAIMGQGVAIYANGVRYEGEFRNAKHHGKGVMQSPGGYEYKGDWVDGVKQGVGTITYPDGAVYEGEIEAGKRSGEGTLTMPDGLIYVGLWKDGQIDGTGTLTQPNGDVYEGTLVAGRREGKGKVTYENGDVYEGDFKDDRRDGQGTFTGTDGYVYTGSWVAGQIEGEGQVTYPDGSVYVGTFRNDLADGTGKITYPDGSTYEGAWVAGVIEGEGIATYTNGVVYEGAFKDARNHGQGVMTYADGYRYEGGWQDGQRHGQGKATYPDGTVYEGEFAEGQRHGKGKITMASGFVYEGDWTDGEIEGQGVATYANGDVYEGTFKAGKRQGNGTMRYASGEEASGDWENGALSDGAAEAAPEAEAEAPEEEALPADATPAETAGEEGAAVEEAPEQSVEEDTSEVVPAPTGTPADGG, encoded by the coding sequence ATGTTGCACCGCAGCCTGCCCCTCTGTCTGATCGCCCTTCTGGCCACGCCGCTCGCGGCGCAGGACGGGCAGGTGCTGACCAAGGAATATGACGACGGTGGCATCTATGAAGGCACCTTTCAGGGCGGCCTTCAACATGGCAGCGGCACCTATAAGCTCCCCAATGGTTATGAATATTCCGGTGAGTGGGTCGAGGGCGAGATCAAGGGCGAAGGCGTCGCACGTTTTCCAAACGGATCGGTCTATGAGGGTAACTTTGCCAAGGGCAAGCCCGAAGGTCTGGGCAAGATCACCTTTGCCGATGGCGGCACCTATGAGGGCGAATGGGAAGCCGGCGCAATCATGGGCCAAGGCGTGGCGATCTATGCCAATGGCGTGCGCTATGAGGGTGAGTTCCGCAACGCCAAACACCACGGCAAGGGCGTGATGCAAAGCCCCGGTGGCTATGAATACAAAGGCGATTGGGTCGATGGCGTCAAACAGGGCGTTGGTACGATCACCTATCCCGATGGCGCGGTCTATGAAGGCGAGATCGAAGCCGGCAAACGCAGCGGCGAAGGCACGCTGACCATGCCCGACGGTCTGATTTATGTCGGCCTGTGGAAAGACGGCCAGATCGACGGCACCGGCACGCTGACCCAGCCTAATGGCGATGTTTACGAAGGCACGTTGGTGGCGGGCCGCCGTGAGGGCAAGGGCAAGGTCACCTATGAGAATGGCGATGTCTATGAGGGCGACTTCAAAGACGACCGCCGCGACGGGCAGGGCACGTTTACCGGCACCGATGGCTATGTCTACACCGGCTCATGGGTGGCCGGGCAGATCGAAGGCGAGGGGCAGGTGACCTATCCCGACGGCTCGGTCTATGTCGGCACCTTCCGCAATGACTTGGCCGATGGCACGGGCAAGATCACCTACCCCGATGGCTCTACCTATGAAGGCGCATGGGTCGCCGGTGTGATCGAAGGCGAAGGTATCGCGACCTATACTAACGGTGTGGTCTATGAAGGCGCGTTTAAAGACGCCCGCAACCACGGCCAGGGGGTGATGACCTATGCCGACGGCTATCGCTATGAAGGCGGCTGGCAGGACGGTCAGCGCCATGGGCAGGGCAAGGCGACCTATCCCGATGGGACTGTCTATGAGGGCGAGTTTGCCGAAGGCCAGCGCCATGGCAAAGGCAAGATCACCATGGCCAGCGGCTTTGTCTACGAAGGTGACTGGACCGACGGGGAGATCGAAGGGCAGGGCGTGGCGACCTATGCCAATGGCGATGTCTATGAAGGCACCTTTAAAGCAGGCAAACGGCAGGGCAACGGCACCATGCGCTATGCCAGCGGCGAAGAAGCCTCGGGCGATTGGGAGAACGGTGCGTTGAGCGATGGGGCTGCTGAGGCAGCGCCGGAAGCCGAGGCCGAAGCGCCCGAGGAAGAGGCGCTGCCTGCGGATGCAACCCCGGCAGAAACGGCCGGGGAAGAGGGAGCCGCCGTAGAGGAGGCCCCTGAGCAAAGTGTCGAGGAAGACACCTCAGAGGTCGTGCCCGCGCCGACCGGCACCCCGGCAGACGGCGGCTGA